A genomic stretch from Falco naumanni isolate bFalNau1 chromosome 4, bFalNau1.pat, whole genome shotgun sequence includes:
- the MST1R gene encoding macrophage-stimulating protein receptor, whose translation MVTCPPYVPTLLSAETIGNRMPAAPHSMGLLCRMCLLLVLTLAPLGTGIWQCPRIPYSSTRNFSVPYVLPSLDAGSPVQNVAVFADSTGPVAIFMAIRNRILLASPELQLLSVLVTGPVGSTECEICRLCPATTDSPKDMDNILLLLDPLEPWLYSCGTAQHGLCYQHQLEVRDGKVAITATHCLYSATGNSPASCPDCVASPLGTSATVVATSYASFFYLGSTINSSMAAQYSPQSVSIRRLKGTLDGFSNDFQWLTVLPQYQDNYTIHYMYSFADRDHVYFLMVQPERPGSATYHTRLARLSTHEHDLHRYRELVLDCRFESKRRRRRSGEEGATRDVTYNVLQAAHTARPGARLARDLGINNTDTVLFGAFAESQPESRVPQHNSAVCAFPLRLLNQAMEEGMEKCCGTGHQPLLRGLSFFQPVEYCPHNVNLSAPVTDTSCWDQPTLVPATSHKVDLFNGQLASVLLTSIFVTALGDVTVAHLGTVEGRIFQMVLQRSSSYLLTLANFSLGEPGPVWGAMGLQSHSLFFAASTKVWRLNVTGPGCRHFSTCQRCLHAERFMGCGWCRDGCTRRHECAGPWVQDSCPPVLTDFHPRSAPLQGRTRVTLCGMSFHSHSNPNPHYGPPGSYQVVVGQRGCTVLPESRNHRPPPTSRHKDFVNVLVCVLEPGGQMAAGGPADVVLTVEEPAGPSSFHVQGSATLSGFVFVEPRVSDLHPSFGPRGGGTHLWLRGTHLSAGSSWQVMVNGSECPLIEQPREGEGAIQCTAPAAGGLGAAWVSLWIDGEEFPAPLPFQYRPDPFVSAVIPSCSYEGSILTIIGTHLDSVYRAKIRFEASGVRTKATECEGSRAPERLLCRSPAFPFESEVAMVASGNLSVLLDSAAGHRLFRLRYYPRPEPFPWKQEGGRLRLKPGDDEIEVDQWGMDAVVSCMNITMTVGGRDCHPNVLKNKVTCRLPRELRLPPAGAPVEICVNSACKEVGWVLPPTTSLDLAASLALGTGVTFLLCCILAAVLLRWRWRKRGGTENLELLVQPSHGNPSATTLRPGVDYREVLVLPTAASPGPVGPRARFASAGAGAGMAGGGSPMPLLRATSCCLEDLRPELLEEVKDILIPEERLITHRHRVIGKGHFGSVYHGTYMDPLLGDLHCAIKSLHRITDVEEVEEFLREGILMKSFHHPQVLSLLGVCLPRHGLPLVVLPYMRHGDLRHFIRTQEQSPTLKDLIGFGLQVALGMEYLAQKKFVHRDLAARNCMLDETLTVKVADFGLARDVFGKEYYSVRQHRHAKLPVKWMALESLQTQKFTTKSDVWSFGVLMWELLTRGASPYPGVDPYDMARYLLRGRRLPQPCHCPDTLYGVMLSCWAPAPEERPSFTGLVGDLEHVLATLEGEHYVNLAVTYVNLECGPPFPPAPPGQLPSGKDEDENNEEEEEEEEEEEEEEEDTAMC comes from the exons ATGGTGACCTGTCCTCCCTATGTCCCAACGCTGCTCAGTGCCGAGACCATTGGTAACCGCATGCCAGCGGCACCGCACAGCATGGGGCTGTTGTGCCGCATGTGCCTGTTGCTGGTGCTCACCCTGGCCCCGCTGGGCACTGGCATCTGGCAGTGCCCCCGCATCCCTTACAGCTCCACCAGGAACTTCTCCGTCCCCTATGTGCTGCCCAGCCTTGATGCTGGCAGCCCCGTGCAGAACGTCGCTGTCTTCGCCGACTCCACTGGTCCAGTCGCCATCTTCATGGCCATCCGTAACCGCATCCTGCTGGCCAGCCCcgagctgcagctgctctctgtCCTCGTCACTGGCCCAGTGGGCAGCACCGAGTGTGAGATCTGCCGCCTGTGCCCAGCCACCACAGACAGCCCCAAGGACATGGACaacatcctgctgctgctggacccGCTGGAGCCGTGGCTGTACAGCTgcggcacggcacagcacggGCTGTGCTACCAGCACCAGCTGGAGGTGCGGGACGGCAAGGTGGCCATCACGGCCACGCACTGCCTGTACTCGGCCACGGGTAACAGCCCTGCGTCCTGCCCTGACTGTGTGGCCAGTCCCCTGGGTACCAGTGCCACTGTGGTGGCCACCTCCTACGCCTCTTTCTTCTACCTCGGCTCCACCATCAACAGCAGCATGGCGGCACAGTACAGCCCACAGTCAGTGTCCATCCGCAGGCTGAAGGGCACCTTGGACGGCTTTTCGAATGACTTCCAGTGGCTGACGGTGCTGCCGCAATACCAGGACAACTACACCATCCACTACATGTACTCCTTCGCCGACAGGGACCACGTCTACTTCCTGATGGTGCAGCCGGAGCGGCCGGGCTCAGCGACGTACCACACGCGCCTGGCGCGGCTCAGCACCCATGAGCATGACCTTCACCGCTACCGTGAACTTGTCCTTGACTGCCGCTTTGAGTCcaagcggcggcggcggcgcagtGGCGAGGAGGGTGCCACGCGGGACGTCACCTACaatgtgctgcaggcagcccacaCTGCCCGCCCCGGTGCCCGCCTGGCCCGGGACCTCGGCATCAACAACACCGACACGGTGCTCTTTGGTGCCTTCGCCGAGAGCCAGCCAGAGAGCCGGGTGCCACAGCACAACTCGGCCGTCTGCGCCTTCCCCCTCCGCCTCCTCAACCAGGCCATGGAGGAGGGCATGGAGAAGTGCTGCGGCACCGGGCACCAGCCACTGCTGCGGGGGCTCAGCTTCTTCCAGCCAGTGGAGTACTGCCCACACAAC GTGAACCTCTCGGCGCCAGTGACCGACACCAGTTGCTGGGACCAGCCCACCCTCGTCCCTGCCACCTCCCATAAGGTGGACCTGTTCAACGGGCAGCTGGCCAGCGTCCTCCTCACCTCCATCTTCGTCACTGCCCTGGGGGATGTCACCGTGGCCCACCTGGGCACAGTGGAGGGACGCATCTtccag ATGGTGCTCCAGCGCTCTAGCTCGTACCTCCTCACCTTGGCCAACTTCTCCCTGGGGGAGCCGGGGCCGGTGTGGGGTGCcatggggctgcagagccactCGCTGTTCTTTGCCGCCAGCACCAAG GTGTGGCGCCTGAACGTCACTGGCCCTGGCTGCCGCCACTTCTCCACGTGCCAGCGCTGCCTGCATGCCGAGCGCTTCATGGGCTGCGGCTGGTGCAGGGATGGGTGCACGCGCCGCCACGAGTGTGCTGGCCCCTGGGTCCAGGACAGCTGCCCACCCGTCCTCACCGAC TTCCACCCCCGGAGCGCCCCGCTGCAGGGCCGGACGCGGGTGACACTCTGTGGCATGAGCTTCCACTCCCACTCGAACCCCAATCCCCACTACGGCCCCCCCGGCAGCTACCAGGTGGTTGTGGGACAGCGAGGCTGCACCGTGCTGCCGGAGAGCAGGAACCACAG ACCCCCGCCCACCTCCCGCCACAAGGACTTTGTGAATGTGCTGGTGTGtgtgctggagccagggggCCAGATGGCAGCGGGGGGCCCAGCTGATGTGGTGCTCACCGTGGAGGAACCCGCCGGACCCTCCAGCTTCCATGTCCAGGGCTCCGCCACCCTCAGCGGCTTTGTCTTCGTG GAGCCCCGTGTCAGTGACCTGCACCCCTCGTTTGGCCCCAGGGGGGGTGGCACCCACCTCTGGCTCCGTGGCACCCACCTctcagcagggagcagctggcaggTGATGGTCAACGGCTCCGAGTGCCCCCTGATTGAGCAGCCCAG GGAGGGCGAGGGGGCGATTCAGTGCACGGCTCCTGCTGCCGGTGGCCTGGGTGCAGCCTGGGTGTCCCTGTGGATCGACGGTGAGGAGTTCCCAGCCCCCTTGCCCTTCCAGTACCGCCCCGACCCCTTCGTTTCAGCCGtcatccccagctgcagctATGA GGGCTCAATACTCACCATCATTGGCACCCACCTGGACTCAGTGTATCGTGCCAAGATCCGCTTCGAAGCCAGCGGCGTGAGGACCAAAGCCACA GAGTGCGAGGGCTCGCGGGCACCGGAGCGGCTGCTGTGCCGCAGCCCGGCTTTCCCCTTCGAGAGCGAGGTGGCGATGGTGGCATCGGGGAACCTGAGCGTGCTGCTGGACAGCGCCGCCGGCCACCGGCTCTTCCGCCTCCGCTACTACCCCCGGCCCGAGCCCTTCCCCTGGAAGCAGGAGGGCGGGCGCCTCCGCCTCAAGCCTGGCGATGACGAGATCGAGGTGGAT CAATGGGGGATGGATGCCGTGGTCTCCTGCATGAACATCACCATGACGGTGGGTGGCCGGGACTGCCACCCCAACGTGCTGAAGAACAAGGTGACGTGCCGACTGCCCCGTGAGCTGCGCCTGCCCCCGGCAGGAGCTCCTGTGGAG aTCTGCGTGAACAGCGCCTGCAAGGaggtgggctgggtgctgccccccaCCACCTCGCTGGACCTTGCcgccagcctggccctgggcacTGGTGTCaccttcctgctctgctgcatcctggctgctgtgctgctccgCTGGCGCTGGAGGAAGAGGGGAG GGACCGAGAACCTGGAGCTGCTGGTACAGCCCAGCCATGGCAACCCCTCCGCCACCACCCTGCGCCCTGGCGTCGACTACAGGGAGGTACTGG tgctgcccacGGCAGCCAGTCCTGGCCCAGTAGGGCCCCGGGCACGATTCGCCAGTGCTGGTGCCGGTGCTGGCATGGCAGGCGGTGGCTCCCCCATGCCCCTGCTCAGGGCCACATCCTGCTGCCTGGAGGACCTGCGAccggagctgctggaggaggtgaAGGACATCCTCATCCCTGAGGAGCGGCTCATCACCCACCGCCACCGGGTCATCGGCAAAG GGCACTTTGGCAGCGTCTACCATGGCACCTACATGGACCCACTGCTGGGGGACCTCCACTGCGCCATCAAGTCCCTGCACC GCATCACGGACgtggaggaggtggaggagttCCTGCGTGAGGGCATCCTTATGAAGAGCTTCCACCACCCTCAGGTGCTCTCGCTGCTGGGGGTGTGCCTGCCCCGCCACGGGCTGCCGCTCGTCGTCCTGCCCTACATGCGCCACGGGGACCTGCGCCACTTCATCCGCACCCAGGAGCAG AGCCCCACACTGAAGGACCTCATTGGCTTTGGGCTACAGGTGGCCCTGGGCATGGAGTACCTGGCCCAGAAGAAGTTTGTGCATCGGGACCTCGCAGCCAGGAACTGCAT GCTGGATGAGACACTGACGGTGAAGGTGGCTGATTTCGGGCTGGCACGGGATGTGTTCGGCAAGGAGTACTACAGCGTCCGGCAGCACCGCCACGCCAAGCTGCCCGTCAAGTGGATGGCGCTGGAGAGCCTCCAGACCCAAAAATTCACCACCAAGTCAGATGTG TGGTCCTTTGGGGTGCTCATGTGGGAGCTGCTGACGCGGGGGGCATCGCCGTACCCCGGTGTGGACCCCTACGACATGGCCCGCTACCTGCTGCGGGGGAGACgcctgccacagccctgccactgcCCCGACACCCT GTATGGGGtgatgctgagctgctgggcaccagcacCTGAGGAGAGGCCGTCCTTCACGGGGCTGGTGGGTGATCTGGAGCATGTCCTGGCCACGCTGGAGGGTGAGCACTATGTCAACCTGGCTGTCACCTACGTCAACCTGGAGTGTGGCCCCCCCTTCCCACCTGCTCCCCCGGGACAGCTGCCCAGCGGCAAGGATGAGGACGAGAATAacgaggaagaggaggaagaagaggaggaggaggaagaagaggaggaggacacAGCCATGTGCTGA
- the MON1A gene encoding vacuolar fusion protein MON1 homolog A isoform X1, giving the protein MAADVHRKKGWEVPNGSLAPGDGQHVERSESPTPGLAQGTEPGAGQEGAMFVHTRSYEDLTSPEDGAAAVRSPEERQGEPAEPTSMEQISKDFSELSTQLTGMALDVEEEIRQSKEGKLEPSPQTTRRDSVLSGKEEEDVTMDAWRMHRKHVFVLSEAGKPVYSRYGSEEALSSTMGVMMALVSFLEAEKNAIRSIHADGYKVVFVRRSPLVLVAVARTRQSEQEIAHELLYIYYQILSLLTWTQLNHIFQQKQNYDLRRLLAGSERITDNLLDLMAHDPSFLMGAVRCLPLAASVRDAVSTSLQQAKAKSLVFSILLSGNQLVSLVRKKDQFLHPIDLHLLFNLISSSSSFREGEAWTPICLPKFNSSGFFHAHISYLEQEMDLCLLLVSTDREDFFTVSDCKRRFQERLRRRGVHHALQEALRTPFYSVAQVGIPDLRHFIYKSKSSGLFTSPEIEAPYVHEEEKERLLGLYQYLHSRAHNSSRPLKNIYFTGPRENLLAWVTSAFELYICYSPLGTKAGAISAVNKLMKWIRKEEDRLFILTPQTY; this is encoded by the exons ATGGCTGCAGATGTCCACAGGAAGAAAGGCTGGGAAGTGCCCAACGGGTCCCTGGCACCAGGAGATGGGCAGCATGTGGAACGGTCTGAAAGCCCCACGCCGGGGCTGGCGCAGGGGACGGAGCCAG gggcaggacaggagggagCCATGTTTGTACACACCCGCTCCTATGAGGACTTGACGAGTCCCGAGGACGGGGCGGCCGCAGTGCGGAGTccagaggagaggcagggggaGCCAGCTGAGCCGACCAGCATGGAGCAGATCAGCAAGGACTTCAGTGAGCTGAGCACGCAGCTCACAGGCATGGCCCTCGACGTGGAAGAGGAGATAAGGCAGAGCAAGGAGGGAAAGCTGGAGCCATCCCCGCAGACCACCCGCCGCGACTCGGTGCTGTcgggcaaggaggaggaggatgtgaCCATGGATGCCTGGCGCATGCATCGGAAGCATGTCTTTGTGCTGAGTGAGGCAGGCAAGCCTGTGTACTCCCGCTACGGCTCTGAGGAGGCCCTCTCCAGCACCATGGGTGTCATGATGGCCCTGGTGTCCTTCCTGGAGGCTGAGAAAAATGCCATCCGGTCTATCCACGCAG ATGGCTACAAGGTGGTCTTTGTGCGGAGGAGCCCTctggtgctggtggcagtggcGCGGACCCGGCAGTCAGAGCAGGAGATTGCCCATGAGCTGCTATACATCTACTACCAGATCTTGAGCCTGCTCACTTGGACCCAGCTCAACCACATCttccagcagaagcagaactACGACCTGCGCAGGCTCCTGGCTGGCTCTGAGCGCATCACTGACAACCTGCTGGACCTCATGGCCCATGACCCCAGCTTCCTCATGGGTGCCGTGCGCTGCCTGCCCCTGGCTGCCAGTGTCCGGGATGCTGTCAGTACCAGCCTCCAGCAAGCCAAGGCCAAGAGCCTGGTCTTCTCCATTCTCTTGTCGGGGAACCAGCTGGTGTCTCTTGTGAGGAAGAAGGATCAGTTCCTCCACCCCATTGACCTCCATTTGCTCTTCAACCTCAtcagctcttcttcctccttccgGGAGGGTGAAGCCTGGACTCCCATTTGCCTCCCCAAGTTCAACTCCAGCGGCTTCTTCCACGCCCACATCTCCTACCTGGAGCAGGAGATGGACCTGTGCCTCCTGCTGGTTTCCACTGACCGCGAGGACTTCTTTACTGTCTCTGATTGTAAGCGGCGCTTCCAGGAgcggctgcggcggcggggggTGCACCATGCTCTGCAGGAGGCCCTGCGCACGCCCTTCTACAGCGTCGCCCAGGTGGGCATCCCTGACCTCCGGCACTTTATCTACAAGTCCAAGAGCTCTGGGCTCTTCACCAG CCCTGAGATTGAGGCACCCTACGTGCAcgaggaggagaaggagaggcTCTTGGGGCTCTACCAGTATCTCCACAGCCGGGCTCACAACTCTTCACGCCCCCTGAAGAACATCTACTTCACGGGCCCCCGTGAGAACCTCCTGGCTTGG GTAACCAGCGCCTTTGAGCTTTACATATGCTACAGTCCCCTGGGGACCAAGGCTGGTGCCATCAGTGCTGTTAACAAGCTCATGAAGTGGATCCGCAAGGAGGAAGACCGACTCTTCATCCTCACACCCCAGACATACTGA
- the MON1A gene encoding vacuolar fusion protein MON1 homolog A isoform X2 yields the protein MFVHTRSYEDLTSPEDGAAAVRSPEERQGEPAEPTSMEQISKDFSELSTQLTGMALDVEEEIRQSKEGKLEPSPQTTRRDSVLSGKEEEDVTMDAWRMHRKHVFVLSEAGKPVYSRYGSEEALSSTMGVMMALVSFLEAEKNAIRSIHADGYKVVFVRRSPLVLVAVARTRQSEQEIAHELLYIYYQILSLLTWTQLNHIFQQKQNYDLRRLLAGSERITDNLLDLMAHDPSFLMGAVRCLPLAASVRDAVSTSLQQAKAKSLVFSILLSGNQLVSLVRKKDQFLHPIDLHLLFNLISSSSSFREGEAWTPICLPKFNSSGFFHAHISYLEQEMDLCLLLVSTDREDFFTVSDCKRRFQERLRRRGVHHALQEALRTPFYSVAQVGIPDLRHFIYKSKSSGLFTSPEIEAPYVHEEEKERLLGLYQYLHSRAHNSSRPLKNIYFTGPRENLLAWVTSAFELYICYSPLGTKAGAISAVNKLMKWIRKEEDRLFILTPQTY from the exons ATGTTTGTACACACCCGCTCCTATGAGGACTTGACGAGTCCCGAGGACGGGGCGGCCGCAGTGCGGAGTccagaggagaggcagggggaGCCAGCTGAGCCGACCAGCATGGAGCAGATCAGCAAGGACTTCAGTGAGCTGAGCACGCAGCTCACAGGCATGGCCCTCGACGTGGAAGAGGAGATAAGGCAGAGCAAGGAGGGAAAGCTGGAGCCATCCCCGCAGACCACCCGCCGCGACTCGGTGCTGTcgggcaaggaggaggaggatgtgaCCATGGATGCCTGGCGCATGCATCGGAAGCATGTCTTTGTGCTGAGTGAGGCAGGCAAGCCTGTGTACTCCCGCTACGGCTCTGAGGAGGCCCTCTCCAGCACCATGGGTGTCATGATGGCCCTGGTGTCCTTCCTGGAGGCTGAGAAAAATGCCATCCGGTCTATCCACGCAG ATGGCTACAAGGTGGTCTTTGTGCGGAGGAGCCCTctggtgctggtggcagtggcGCGGACCCGGCAGTCAGAGCAGGAGATTGCCCATGAGCTGCTATACATCTACTACCAGATCTTGAGCCTGCTCACTTGGACCCAGCTCAACCACATCttccagcagaagcagaactACGACCTGCGCAGGCTCCTGGCTGGCTCTGAGCGCATCACTGACAACCTGCTGGACCTCATGGCCCATGACCCCAGCTTCCTCATGGGTGCCGTGCGCTGCCTGCCCCTGGCTGCCAGTGTCCGGGATGCTGTCAGTACCAGCCTCCAGCAAGCCAAGGCCAAGAGCCTGGTCTTCTCCATTCTCTTGTCGGGGAACCAGCTGGTGTCTCTTGTGAGGAAGAAGGATCAGTTCCTCCACCCCATTGACCTCCATTTGCTCTTCAACCTCAtcagctcttcttcctccttccgGGAGGGTGAAGCCTGGACTCCCATTTGCCTCCCCAAGTTCAACTCCAGCGGCTTCTTCCACGCCCACATCTCCTACCTGGAGCAGGAGATGGACCTGTGCCTCCTGCTGGTTTCCACTGACCGCGAGGACTTCTTTACTGTCTCTGATTGTAAGCGGCGCTTCCAGGAgcggctgcggcggcggggggTGCACCATGCTCTGCAGGAGGCCCTGCGCACGCCCTTCTACAGCGTCGCCCAGGTGGGCATCCCTGACCTCCGGCACTTTATCTACAAGTCCAAGAGCTCTGGGCTCTTCACCAG CCCTGAGATTGAGGCACCCTACGTGCAcgaggaggagaaggagaggcTCTTGGGGCTCTACCAGTATCTCCACAGCCGGGCTCACAACTCTTCACGCCCCCTGAAGAACATCTACTTCACGGGCCCCCGTGAGAACCTCCTGGCTTGG GTAACCAGCGCCTTTGAGCTTTACATATGCTACAGTCCCCTGGGGACCAAGGCTGGTGCCATCAGTGCTGTTAACAAGCTCATGAAGTGGATCCGCAAGGAGGAAGACCGACTCTTCATCCTCACACCCCAGACATACTGA